Sequence from the Solea senegalensis isolate Sse05_10M linkage group LG1, IFAPA_SoseM_1, whole genome shotgun sequence genome:
AGCGACATCGGCACAAATAACCATGAGTCGTCAAATCAGCACctgtagggggcgctgtgcTGTGCGAGTTTGTGttgatgtctgtttgttttgaaatgcgACAGTGATGATGGTGAATGGCGATCACAGAATCGGGATTTTTGCAAAGCGAGCGATTCAGACGGGGGAGGAGCTTTTCTTCGACTACAGgtgagcttttttttctgtttctttccttGGACACAGAATTCCATGACTCagcctttttttgtctgtgtttcaggtACAGTCAGGCCGACGCCCTCAAGTACGTGGGAATTGAGCGGGAGATGGAGATCGCCTGATCCTCACGTCTACCTCCACTGAggccttttacacacacacacacacagctgcaggaaatTCCCCATGACTCGTCAAAAAGCTCCAACGCTTCAGGAACTGTGggaattttccttttttttcaccgCTCTCACCAAATCTTCCTCATATCATTAAGATGCAAAGTTTCAGATTTAGATCATCTGCAaactatgttaaaaaaaaaaacattggacaAACCCTcaactgtgtttttacaaaaaaaacaacttcaggGACCAAAATCCTGCACcagctgctttttgtttgtttttcatccacATGCAGCCACAATTCACAAAATACcagtttttacctttttttcctttgcttgTCTTTGATTTATGTGGTGATGAAACGTCttacttaaaggtccagtctgcaAGATTTGAGCATCATTCTAAGTTtcagaccaaaaacaaaaagctaatgTTTCTACGCTAGCGTCAAATCCTCAATAATGTAGAGTTTGTGagttttcacattcacatggtTAAAGCTGTCACATTTGACCGCAGCATCATATTCACGTACTGGAGTCCAAGGTTTTACAACAGTCCTTGAATGCGTTGGACAGACACGCGACCCATGACTCATACGATATATAAATTGTGcggaaaataaatataaaaaacacgATGCGTTTGCGGCTCTTGCAGAGAAAACCCTGTAAATTCCTGTTTGaaacaccagggggcgacaccttttttttttacgttgaAAGGCTGCAATCAATTATACAATTAGCTGTGTTGGTTGCTGATGTGTTTATCTCAAACTTTAAAATCatgattaaatttttttttttaaatcccaatAATGAAAAGTCATCAGCTGTTCAACTAGTTAATTGTGTTGTATAAATATTTATCGGACAGTCAGAacacctctgctgctgtgatgccCTGCCCTTGTCGGGATTCCCCGCCCTCTGCTGTGCCTTCAGTCCTGAACGCGTAACCCACCCCCGcccactttttcattttcccacactgcatgaaaacatgtcattgtGCTGCCCCCTGTAGTGACAGTGAAACATTACACTCAAAAAACTGCCAGctgattttttgattttttcatGATGAGAAAACTTGAGATTCCCAAACCTCACATagacattaaagggacagtccagttttgttttttgtatttgttttttttttaagtttgtaaaccgttctctctcccacaccactgagaaaatcagtgattttaacatcacaccacaCAGGAGTAGTTGGTTCGCTgccgcctccatcactaagttcaaatgtcatatttttcattcagattgacctcagtgacacaaagtgaccgcaggaggcagcagtagaccagcagctcctgtgtccccatgaactaaaatcactgatttcctctatggggtttggtgtgggagaaagaCGTgaacaaaaacctgaactatccctttaatgagCATGTAAACATAGTCgaacaaatttttttttccatgtttacaTTGGATTCTGGACATCAGGGAAAAGTCGCACATGCTCCGCCCTCAATCAATCATGAGCTTGTGAGTGAttggctcccccttgtggcacttgaAAAatgctgtatgtttttttttgttactgtagATTGAATCATGCATCACATCTGTGAGACCACTTCCTGAAATCAAATGTAAATTTATCGTCCAGGAtcgttaatttttttttttttttaactttctgcTCGTCTGTGTTTGGATTGCCGAGTCACACGACCACCTGCAGATCATTTGTTTCCTTCGATGTTACCGGTGCTGATTTTGTACGTTTACAgggatttgttgttgttcactgattaaaaattaaaatataacaactttgtttctttgtgggtttatgtttgttttttttactcacgcCAAACTTTTCCAGGTCATGTGATGCTGAGGACGCAGCGATTGATTGATCCGCTGATTAATCTCGTCGATTCATGactgcaacaaacaaaacaaaaaacacatgcagtaaCGTCTCTTTTGAAGTTAAACTTTTTACTTTTCCTCGTTGGTGAGTAATTTACCACTTTTGACGTTCaacgttttattttcttcacttgtttaaaaatattgttttccctCTCGTTGAGGAAACACCTGTGGTCACATGACCGGCCTTCGCGGTCAGTATGGTAACTGATGAAGAGCCCGGAGCGTTTACAGAAAATCTTTCCTGGTTTTTATTCATcacacatttagaaaatgaaCCACACTATACAAATGTCCACCGTCAGCTGATGAACGCGGCGACGTCCGACTCCTGCAACCTTTCACCAAACACTGACACGACCTTTTCGGTGGATAAAGAAGCGTCATGGCAGCTCCGAGCTCGCCGCCTCCGACTCTTCCTCGCCCGGTGATGTCATGGCTGGGGGGCGGCTCCATCGTGCGGGGACTGCCCAGTGACTCGACTtttatttagactttttaaaCGTCACCATGTGCGCAGTGGGTGCGCAGTAGCATGCAGAAACCatttgggggggagggggtttgGGGGTTGTGGCTCTCCTCTGATTGGCTAAGTCGTTACATTTGCGTTATGTAAATAAGATTTGtgggtgtgttctttttttcttcttcttcctcttagAGTCTGTGGTTATTTACAATAATGACGACATGGAGGAGTGTTCCAGTCCTGTGGCGCACTTCCCCCCCTCAGCAGCGGGGGGCGCTCGTTTTCCTCCGAGGCAGATCAGAAAGTTCGGTGACGGTGGGtcatacacacactgtcaggATCCACACTTTACTTTCCAGAAGTAAAAAAGGGAGGAGGggacagggggaggaggaggaggggcctGTCCTCAATCTCCCTCTATGTCGATGCATTTCTGTCAACAAGAGggagataacacacacacatcaacaacgCTTTCTTtcacatgattgtgtgtgtattactgtgtgggtgtgttacCTTGATGACTGGGACTcgagatttgtgtgtgtgtgttaccttgatGACGGGGACTCGAGGTTTAAATCTTGATGACAGTTGGTTCAGAACCTCGGCCAGAAGCTGCTGATGTTTCAGGACTTTCCTCATCTTCATGATCCTGACAATGGCagcctgtgaacacacacacacacacacacacacacacacacacacacacacacacacacacagagcattgaacacacacacacacacacacacacacacacacacacagagcattgaacacacacaacacacacacagagcattgaacacacacacacacacacacgtttgtaaCCATGAAGACGGTGTGTAAACACACGTCACCTGAATGAGCAGTTTGCGATCCTCCTCGATGTTCTTGTGAGTCGTCTCCTGCTCCTGTTTCTGCTCCGTCTTCATGGGGACATTGATGTTCACCCTCAGCTTCTtactgcgcgcacacacacaaacaaacaaacaaacaaacatcagctggtaaaaacaacaacaacagaacaccCATCTCTACTCACTTCTTGTATCCGAGGAAGAGTTTAATGACGGTGTCGGGTTTGAAGTCCACCTCGTCCACGTTGGCGTTCTCGTCCTCCAacacctgacagacagacaggcatcAGAGAGACTAGTCACATGACCGGTGACATCACTGTCACACAATTATACTGAATAAACAAACTCTGTTCTTTTTTCTGGCGCGTGTAAACATGAACACGACCTCTGACGCCACAGCTGAGTGGTGGGGGGGCGTTTGATTTACTCACCAGCAGCTTTGACTTTAATAAAATCTGCAGAAGCTGAACCAGAAaatcctgaaaaacaaacaaaacaaaacgtttgTGAACAAATGAGGTAGCGGGTGAATGTATGAACGAGTGAACACTCACGGTTTTCATCTGAGTGCTGTCTGTGAGCTGCTGCACAGTGTAACTGTCCTCGGTGTTGTACTGCAGCAGGATGGCCATCTGGAAGGTGGAGGCCTGCAGCGTGTacctgtaaacaacaacaacagggtgAGTCACAGACAAGCACATTTATTATCAACAAACCAttcaaattattattcattCTTTAGTTTCTTTCTAcggaacaggaaactgaagtttgtaaaccactcactctctcacagagaaatcagtgattttaacatcaccgcacacaggagttgttgatcctctgctatCTCCATCActaatttcaaatgtgttgttttgtcaattcagcatttaaaaacctttgttcagattgacctcagtgacataaagtgaccaaatgaggcagcagtagaccagcagctcctgtgtccacacaaGCAAatttcactgattttctctatggactggtgtgtgagagtgagtggatcaaaaacttcagtttcctgttattCTTTTGTTTCGAAAACCTCTTAAATTTGTCATTTCCTAAATTAAGTTTTTCCACTAAGCGTCCaaagcgccccctgctgccatCGGCACCTGTTTTTGAAGCAGTTGGTGACCAGTTCTCCTTTGGACAGGGTGTAGAGCCAGGTCAGCTTCCTGCCGCTGTGTCTGCTGGCGTAGAACGCTGTGAAGCGCTGGTAGCTCCGCTCcaactgcacagacacacacagattaggAAGGTTAGGATGTTTTTAAGTCTTCACAGAGAAGAGATAAAAGTCCTGTCTCACCTCTGAAGGCAGAGCAAAGGTGTAGGACTGCTGGAAAGGCCAAGACCCAGAGCTCAGGACCTGGATACTGAAATccactgtgaccacacacagacacacacagacacacacttttaatGATCTTCCCTTCGTCTGAACAAACcccttttatttttcaacatattAACAATGTATTACAAGTAAACTGCACAACTGTGGGCCGGTTTGTCGTACTGTGGTGAGGTTTTGTTGTACTGTGACGAGGTTTTGTCGTACTTTGACAAGGTTTTGTTGTACTGTGATGAGGTTTTGTCATACTGTGACGAGGTTTTGTCTTACTGTGACGAGGTTTTGTGGTACTGTGGTGAGGTTTTGTGGTACTGTGATGAGGTTTTGTCATACTGTGTGTTGACTCACAGTCCAGAGGCTCAGAGTTGGTCAGGTGCTTCTTAAACTGCTCGTTCAGGTCTTTACTGACTCCGATGTCCTGGAACATCCTCTGCAATTTGGACGTGTACTCAAAGCCACAGGCTTGCTGCGGGGGGAgggagacaggcagacacaggGACAGGTTCAGAGTGAGACACTTTGCcgtcaccatggaaacaagtGTAGCTACAGGCACGAGGTGAGGGCAGACCTTGAGTTTAGAAATCATGCTGGCTTCGGCGTCATCACTGGCGCTGTTCTGATGGACCAGACGCTTGGCTAACATCTTAGCGTAAAACTTCTGGAAAACGTCCTTGTCCTCGATGTATTTGAACACAACCATCTGATAATGAAACACACgtatatttatatctttgtgaggacactttgtCATCAGGTTTAGGGTTATGCACttaaagttaaggttagggtaagtttgtgtgtgttaaatttacCACTTGGTTGAGTGTGTCCTCCAGTTCTGCCTCCTCTGGGTTTTTGGAgctaaaaagagagaaaagtaaTCATCCAGGGCATAAAACGTTGATCAAactctggaaatgatgtttattaaatgtcttgattttgtccacaaattaaaatgattcagtttgaatgatttcttttcttttatgaagcaaagaaaccagaaaatattcacatttaagaaggtgaatAATCGGGTCACACGTGTCACGTGACTCTCACCTCTTCTTGAGTAAGGAGTCGCAGTATCTGGCGAGCAGCTCAGGGGATTTGCTGGATGACTGAGCCATCCTGGTGACGGCGTTGTTGTTGATGAATCGACCGCACgcctgcagcaacaacaacaaaacatttcattttcattgagtATTTTGAAGTGTCAGCTGTTGTGATTCAGCTTCTCTGGTGATCACGGACCTTATCGAGCGCCGCCACAAAGCCGGCGTCGTTGTTGAAGGCGGACATGACCAGGGCGTTGTACTTCTTGTGGACGTCCAGTGTGGTCTGCACGTACACTTTAGGGTCCTGCGGggagaggaagacgaggaatAACATTTATAACTcgactgtactgtgtgtgtttaaagcgGTCAGACGTGGAGTCAGGACAGAGTTAGTGGTCCATACGTTGAGTGCGGCCTCTCCACACTTCTCGATGGCAGCCAGGCCCTGGTTGTGGATGTGAGTCTCCAGAAGCTTCTTCAGTTCGCCAAGACCGTCTGTGATCCGCGACACCAGGTTGTACATGCGGCCCAGATCTAAGACAAGATGGAGGAGAAATTAAGATCTGACGTTCATATTTACCTTCTTAGGGTCCACGTGGTGAAGTAGTGGCTAACACAGTTGCCTCACATCCAAAAATCATGCAGAGGGTGAACCGGACTCatgaccctcacatggaggataaagctgtgaaaaatgaaagaatggAGCATGCAGCTTTACCTTCATTCTTGTCGGCGTCCAGAAGGTTCTGGAATTCAGTGTGGAAGATCTCCAGGTGTTTCTCTATAAGAACCTGCTCACACTTGCGGGCCAGCTCGTCCTGAGTGGACTCGTGGAGATAAACCTGCACACgcctctgctcctccagcagccgAGCCTCCGCCTGTGGaggaaaacataacaaaacacactTCAGACTTTTCCCCGCTCCATTTATACGTTCATTCTTCCCTTCAGAGACGAGTGCCCGCCCACCTTCTTCATGTACTCAGTGACTGGGTTCTGCTGCAGAAACTCCGTGCTCTCACGCGTGTAGAAACGTTCCGTGTCGGTGAGGAACTGACACTCAAAGTACTCTTTGTAGACGGACAGCGTGGGACCTTTGGCGAAGGCGTCCTCCTCGTTCAGACCCAGCTCCACTGCAGcgggacaaacaaacacatttaaagataaACGAGCCAGAAAATGACCATCATGTGTCTTTAAACCAGGTACCATCCAAGTTCTCTAATCTTCAGCGTTGTCgtctgttttttctgtcttaGGACTTTGTTTGGACTTTTTCCTCTTCATGAtaactttaattttatttaaaatacactgtaaatactaGAGTTGCACGATACCCACGATACCCTGTGGTGCCAAATCATAACGGTTCCTACTATACTAGAAATTCTACACAACGGTACTACCGTGGATTACTATACTACCAGTGCTCCCGGCTTTTCACTACATGCTACTcccttgtaaacaaacccacaaTGCAACTACTGCAACctaacataacataacagctgctgaatgattggctgtttgcCTGTTAATGGTGACATTCAGGGATATGATAGGCTGTTTCCGCACGCTGGGTCCACCTGTCTGtagctgattggctgtttgtgtgtttctgccggCAAGAACAAACTCCATGAAGACAGCTCcgcttcaaaacaaacaacaagcttAAAGTTCTATCTCGCCCAGACGCGCGCATGgcttacagtcacaaacacaagaTAACACACTCACCATGGCAGAACTCACTGGGCCCGAGCAGCGAGTCTGCCGCCGCGGCTGCATCAGTGGCACCGCTAActttgctaaaaaaacaaactccaaaagtcacatttggaactattttggctttaaacGAGGCACAGACGGTTAAAGCAATAGACGATGGCCGTCCACTGTGCAGGCGCTGACACCAAGCTATAGGAGCCAAAGGAGGGAACACATCCAACCTCATAAAACATCTGCAGTGTCGTTACCCACATTTATATGTCGAATACCAGGTTAGtatgcactttttatttttctcattggCTAATATTAGGCTATATGCTTCGTGTACAGGCTGATGAAGAGTTAAAGGATGTCAAAGTATAAAGAACatataaaatgcataaaaatatagGTTTCACAGTtcctgtttattgtattttgttctctATGGTTCATTATGTTGAAGAAGCATTATTGTCaaaaagattttctttttaaaagacagtgGATTTGTTATCCTAAAGTTAGttatttatattagttaaaCTCGAGATGGCACGATACCACAAACAATACTCttcttaaaggcgacatagaccggaagctccaattaacgctgcgtttgtgtgtgtatctgtgtcattacctcgtttatgaaaccctaaagtttcagaacaaacagttcagccactgctgagaaaatagtgttgtattgttttcctgggctctgtgaagcggcTCGgaacttccttaatttgatgtagtcatcaaaaatcctcacaactcctctcaccaccgtagcgcctcctggtgcgggcactagtctgggcacatccagttgtgtacattcaaccgcagaagaagaagaactactctcattgtagctgctgagatgcagagcatccactgtgccagagggggagctgtgtatctgagagctggcctatctattacgtcacttccaggtacctggccaatcacaggacagtaggaaagctctcgttggctggccaatcacaacacagtccacgttctgggggtgtggttttggtctgaaacagcgcggctgacgagagcgtcagtgaggagatattttgatcggctcgtttgcagcgattaggaggtttttaatcatgaaaacaagttcatatatgtaagtagacctcaataactaacatatatgtgtgatacaagcattctatgttgCCTTTAAACCAACTGTTGTCAACACGTTTGTCAAAGACATAAACAATCTTCTACCTTAAACCgtccacaacatgactcagctaaaatgctgctgcctgttttatactgacatttttaagaCTGAAATTTGCTCCGATACTGATACggtccatatttatttataatattcaGTTTTAGGAAAAGTCAACATGACACGATATCCAAAGTCTTGTGTCATGAATACACATAATATCCACATATTAGGATTGGTGTTAATATCACGTGACTTACCGTACGACTGGACGACGCCGCTGATCAGTCTAGTGTTGATGGTCTCACCATTCCTCTCCCTCTCGATCAGCTTCAGCACCGCGTTTGTTACCtaaacacaggaggaggaagtgttgttattgttgttgtgacaCAGACTTAATTTTGTTCCAGAAAGCCTCACACACCTGTTTGTTGAGTGGTCGGAATAAACACTCCCTCCAGGTGACCAGAGCCAGCTGaacaggaaacagcagcagcagaagaaaggatttaataagaaaaacaaacatttttatactGCATTTCTGTGATTAACCTCATCTCCTTCTGATCAGTAGCAGCAATGGCAACAATGCTGtacaaatatatttttgtcCGTGTTTCTTTATCCACAACaactgaaaaatgtattttcaatttAACAATATTCTAAAAAAGATTTGTgagaactcttttttttctttcaactcGAACTtaaagttaaaggaatacttcactgatttgcatgtgGCTTGGCAGTGCTAGAGTAGCAGTAgtattttctttccctccctaAGTtgtaaaaaatcaaaataacgtGAATCGGTTCAAGGTTTGAAACTACAGCGGCCATTTCTGCACTTATTAGACCCACCAATACGAGACCACATTTCGGGAGCGTAAAcacggtgtccgccatctttgataAAATATACGCTGGCTCTTGCTCCGCAGAGTAAGTGGTAAAAACAATGGCAGAAGGGTACTGCAGAAGAGGAATTTGAAGATCTGGTGGTGGGGTCCGATACTCGCGGCTACCTGCATGAGCTTCAATACAGCGAGGAGCAGTGGACGAcggtggaggagcaggaggctgAGGGCGAGGAGCCCGGGCTGACTGCAGCTGGGGTGGACCGGTGGTGTCAGTGCTCACACCGTCTGCAGCCTCACAGAcaggacatttatttttc
This genomic interval carries:
- the LOC122768303 gene encoding cullin-1, translated to MSSNRTQNPHGLKQIGLDQIWDDLRAGIQQVYTRQSMAKSRYMELYTHVYNYCTSVHQSSQGRGSVPPAKPSKKSTTPGGAQFVGLELYKRLKEFLKNYLTSLLKDGEDLMDECVLKFYTQQWEDYRFSSKVLNGICAYLNRHWVRRECDEGRKGIYEIYSLALVTWRECLFRPLNKQVTNAVLKLIERERNGETINTRLISGVVQSYVELGLNEEDAFAKGPTLSVYKEYFECQFLTDTERFYTRESTEFLQQNPVTEYMKKAEARLLEEQRRVQVYLHESTQDELARKCEQVLIEKHLEIFHTEFQNLLDADKNEDLGRMYNLVSRITDGLGELKKLLETHIHNQGLAAIEKCGEAALNDPKVYVQTTLDVHKKYNALVMSAFNNDAGFVAALDKACGRFINNNAVTRMAQSSSKSPELLARYCDSLLKKSSKNPEEAELEDTLNQVMVVFKYIEDKDVFQKFYAKMLAKRLVHQNSASDDAEASMISKLKQACGFEYTSKLQRMFQDIGVSKDLNEQFKKHLTNSEPLDLDFSIQVLSSGSWPFQQSYTFALPSELERSYQRFTAFYASRHSGRKLTWLYTLSKGELVTNCFKNRYTLQASTFQMAILLQYNTEDSYTVQQLTDSTQMKTDFLVQLLQILLKSKLLVLEDENANVDEVDFKPDTVIKLFLGYKNKKLRVNINVPMKTEQKQEQETTHKNIEEDRKLLIQAAIVRIMKMRKVLKHQQLLAEVLNQLSSRFKPRVPVIKKCIDIEGD